A stretch of the Amycolatopsis sp. BJA-103 genome encodes the following:
- a CDS encoding DUF6779 domain-containing protein, with protein MTGVGDDSRGRLAGRPWLVVGLVLAVGATLALVLSDDLRYLRLGIVAALWAALIGAFLAVRSRKHVSQSEEAVAEAQAVYELELEREIAARREFELEMEAETRQAADSRSQEELEALRAEVTALRESLQSLFGGGEVLLERVALTAQATRMRSLDNKQLMSAGSENGNGKPQLMAAKSTTIDVDEREHGRERPTEMIDRVLEPASVRAGAPPAARRKPANGQVNGTNGANGYGQSNQVPRPKPVDESTRRSMRKADARASKAAEALAAEAARRERLEMSNPGMSPAEVSRPMPRVDPKRKTPPPVTPAEVSRPSMPGISRAEVSQPSMPAVARQPQRPEPPRQEPQRPEPQRNEPPRRPQQPSLQQRLDAGTVQRPPAPRPEEQTRKQTPPVKPAAQAKPVKKVEPDRPRPNRELGLTRPGMKPVERPRPAGGTPPPANKPAATPEPMEATGEWKPSWTQERPVSDLSAAFPRKDDFQDRLRPAPPSKPQQSASLPRPQSSPQPRRDPEPPTPLSIPVVSEPPRRAEPVRPPEPEPVRRPAAEAPSRHSPPVEEPPAVNPTLPEEVRMTQNGSGGRRRRAAEDSSVSLTPAPNVPEPTGGGRRRRPDGEPPAWQGQESSGGRHGGRRAKPEEEAPSRNGSSHSRPETPAAGSHASGRSVMDLLAANGANESTPRRRRRAED; from the coding sequence ATGACCGGGGTGGGTGACGACTCGCGCGGCCGCCTTGCGGGTAGGCCGTGGCTTGTCGTCGGCTTGGTTCTCGCCGTCGGCGCGACTCTCGCATTGGTGCTTTCCGACGACCTCCGCTACTTGCGGCTGGGAATCGTCGCGGCGCTGTGGGCCGCCTTGATCGGCGCGTTCCTGGCGGTCCGCTCGCGCAAGCACGTGTCACAGAGCGAAGAAGCCGTCGCCGAAGCGCAGGCCGTCTACGAGCTGGAGCTGGAACGCGAGATCGCCGCCCGCCGCGAGTTCGAGCTGGAGATGGAAGCGGAGACCCGGCAGGCCGCCGACAGCCGTTCCCAAGAGGAGCTCGAAGCGCTCAGGGCCGAGGTGACAGCCCTGCGTGAGAGCCTCCAGTCGCTCTTCGGCGGTGGCGAGGTCCTCCTCGAACGTGTCGCGCTCACCGCGCAGGCCACCCGGATGCGGTCCCTCGACAACAAGCAGCTGATGAGCGCGGGGTCCGAGAACGGCAACGGCAAACCCCAGCTCATGGCGGCCAAGAGCACCACGATCGACGTCGACGAGCGTGAACACGGGCGGGAACGCCCGACAGAGATGATCGACCGCGTCCTCGAACCGGCGTCGGTGCGGGCCGGTGCCCCGCCCGCCGCCCGGCGAAAACCGGCGAACGGCCAGGTCAACGGCACCAACGGTGCCAACGGCTACGGCCAGAGCAATCAGGTCCCGCGGCCGAAGCCGGTCGACGAGTCGACTCGCCGCAGCATGCGCAAGGCGGACGCCCGCGCGTCGAAGGCGGCCGAGGCGCTCGCCGCCGAAGCCGCCCGCCGCGAGCGGCTCGAAATGTCCAACCCCGGGATGTCGCCCGCCGAGGTCTCCCGGCCGATGCCGAGGGTCGACCCCAAGCGCAAGACCCCGCCGCCGGTGACCCCGGCCGAGGTGTCCCGCCCGTCCATGCCGGGGATCTCGCGCGCCGAGGTCTCGCAGCCGTCGATGCCCGCCGTCGCCCGGCAGCCCCAGCGCCCGGAGCCGCCGCGTCAGGAACCGCAGCGCCCGGAGCCCCAGCGCAACGAACCGCCCCGCCGTCCGCAGCAGCCTTCGCTGCAGCAGCGCCTCGACGCCGGCACCGTGCAGCGCCCGCCCGCGCCGCGGCCGGAGGAGCAGACCCGCAAGCAGACACCGCCGGTGAAGCCCGCGGCTCAGGCGAAGCCGGTCAAGAAGGTCGAGCCGGACCGTCCCCGGCCGAACCGCGAGCTCGGCCTGACCCGGCCCGGGATGAAGCCGGTCGAACGGCCTCGTCCGGCCGGTGGCACGCCGCCGCCCGCGAACAAGCCCGCCGCCACGCCGGAGCCGATGGAGGCCACCGGCGAGTGGAAGCCGTCGTGGACGCAGGAGCGCCCGGTCTCCGACCTGAGCGCCGCGTTCCCCCGGAAGGACGACTTCCAGGACCGGCTGCGCCCCGCGCCGCCGTCGAAGCCCCAGCAGTCGGCCTCCCTGCCGCGGCCCCAGTCCAGCCCTCAGCCTCGTCGTGATCCGGAGCCCCCGACCCCGCTGTCGATCCCGGTCGTGTCCGAGCCTCCCCGCCGTGCCGAGCCCGTCCGGCCGCCGGAGCCCGAACCGGTGCGCCGTCCGGCCGCCGAGGCGCCGTCGCGGCACAGCCCACCCGTCGAGGAGCCGCCCGCGGTGAACCCGACGCTGCCCGAAGAGGTCCGCATGACGCAGAACGGGAGCGGCGGACGCCGTCGCCGGGCGGCCGAGGACTCCTCGGTGTCGCTCACCCCGGCCCCCAACGTCCCGGAGCCCACCGGTGGCGGCCGTCGCCGCCGTCCGGACGGCGAGCCCCCGGCTTGGCAGGGCCAGGAGT
- a CDS encoding DUF3180 domain-containing protein: MHFTRPRELAVAGLLGLVLAYLLFQVAYGSFPALPLFAGITLLVLALCETVLAFIVRSRIKEGRVLSAISVARSVALAKASSLAGSVMTGVWLAAFAYLFPRRDELLAASGDLRSATVGIVSSVALVAAALWLEHCCRTPEGSDRERDPEPTG, from the coding sequence ATGCACTTCACCCGGCCACGTGAGCTGGCAGTGGCCGGCCTCCTGGGTTTGGTCCTGGCCTATCTGCTCTTCCAGGTCGCCTACGGATCCTTCCCCGCGCTCCCGCTCTTCGCCGGGATCACGCTGCTCGTCCTCGCGCTCTGCGAGACCGTGCTCGCCTTCATCGTCCGTTCGCGGATCAAAGAAGGGCGGGTGCTGTCCGCGATCTCCGTCGCCCGATCGGTGGCTCTCGCCAAGGCGTCGTCACTCGCCGGATCCGTCATGACGGGGGTCTGGCTGGCGGCTTTCGCGTATCTTTTTCCGCGACGTGACGAACTCCTCGCGGCGAGCGGCGACCTCCGCTCGGCGACGGTCGGGATCGTCAGCTCGGTGGCGCTGGTAGCTGCGGCTTTGTGGCTCGAACACTGCTGCCGGACCCCCGAAGGCAGCGATCGGGAGCGCGATCCCGAGCCGACCGGTTAA
- a CDS encoding MerR family transcriptional regulator — MGTAAVFTIGELAKRTGLPVKTIRFYSDEGLLPPTDRTDSGYRLYDATAMARLELVRTLRELGLGLADVERALTREATIGDLAVQHVAALDEQIRRLELRRAVLRAVAKRDSPLEEVELMNKLASMSDEDRKRLLDEFWQDMVEGLELDPQFYERMRSAKPELPDDPTPEQLEAWIEFAELVQDDEFRASIRRMSEWHSKLRKQDGADFGSQQQELWMAWSAKASEALEAGLAPDSAEGRELAETIFAESSRNGRDAADPAWRRRLTDGMAVSSDPRAEHYWVLLGRMNGWPSFPSQMPQAEWIIAAMRSALG; from the coding sequence ATGGGCACCGCAGCGGTTTTCACCATCGGGGAGCTGGCCAAACGGACCGGCCTGCCGGTGAAGACCATCCGCTTCTACTCCGACGAAGGGCTCCTTCCGCCGACCGACCGCACCGATTCCGGCTACCGCCTCTACGACGCCACCGCGATGGCGCGCCTGGAGCTGGTCCGGACGCTGCGGGAGCTCGGGCTGGGTCTCGCGGACGTGGAGCGGGCGCTGACCAGGGAAGCGACCATCGGGGACCTCGCGGTCCAGCACGTCGCCGCCCTGGACGAGCAGATCCGGCGGCTGGAGCTGCGCCGCGCGGTCCTGCGAGCGGTGGCCAAACGGGACTCACCACTGGAGGAGGTCGAACTGATGAACAAACTCGCGTCGATGTCGGACGAAGACCGCAAACGCTTGCTCGACGAGTTCTGGCAGGACATGGTCGAAGGGCTGGAGCTGGACCCGCAGTTCTACGAGCGGATGCGCTCGGCGAAACCGGAACTGCCCGACGACCCGACGCCCGAGCAGCTGGAGGCGTGGATCGAGTTCGCCGAGCTCGTGCAGGACGACGAGTTCCGCGCGTCCATCCGCCGGATGAGCGAGTGGCACTCGAAGCTCCGGAAGCAGGACGGGGCGGACTTCGGCTCACAGCAGCAAGAACTGTGGATGGCCTGGAGCGCGAAGGCGTCCGAAGCGCTCGAAGCCGGCCTTGCGCCGGACTCGGCCGAGGGCCGGGAACTGGCGGAGACGATCTTCGCGGAGTCTTCGCGGAACGGGCGGGACGCGGCCGACCCGGCTTGGCGGAGGCGGCTGACCGACGGGATGGCGGTCAGCTCCGACCCGCGCGCCGAGCACTACTGGGTGCTGCTGGGGAGGATGAACGGCTGGCCGTCGTTCCCCTCGCAGATGCCGCAGGCCGAGTGGATCATCGCCGCGATGCGCTCCGCCCTGGGATAG
- the folK gene encoding 2-amino-4-hydroxy-6-hydroxymethyldihydropteridine diphosphokinase, with amino-acid sequence MSRALLSLGSNLGDRLAFLQSAVDAVRPAVVAVSSVYETKAWGVEDQPDFLNALVLVDDPARDHWDWLRAGQAAEWEAERVREVRWGPRTLDVDIVTVDGVRSDDPQLLLPHPGTPERASVLIPWLEIEPDAVLPGHGPVAALLAARPASDVDSVRRTPLTLAVA; translated from the coding sequence ATGAGCCGCGCGCTGCTTTCGCTCGGTTCGAATCTGGGGGACCGGCTCGCGTTCCTTCAGTCGGCCGTGGACGCGGTGCGGCCCGCGGTGGTCGCGGTTTCGTCGGTGTACGAGACGAAGGCGTGGGGTGTCGAGGACCAGCCGGACTTTCTCAACGCCCTCGTCCTGGTCGACGACCCGGCTCGCGACCACTGGGACTGGCTGCGTGCCGGGCAGGCGGCCGAGTGGGAGGCCGAGCGCGTGCGTGAGGTCCGCTGGGGGCCGCGCACGCTGGACGTCGACATCGTGACCGTGGACGGGGTGCGCTCCGACGACCCCCAGTTGCTGCTTCCTCATCCCGGCACGCCGGAGCGCGCGAGCGTGCTGATCCCCTGGCTGGAGATCGAGCCCGACGCGGTGCTCCCCGGCCACGGTCCCGTCGCGGCCCTCCTCGCCGCCCGCCCCGCCTCCGACGTCGACTCGGTGCGCCGGACCCCGCTCACGCTCGCCGTCGCCTGA
- the folB gene encoding dihydroneopterin aldolase, with protein sequence MSDRITLTGLRVFGRHGVFDHEKRDGQEFVVDIVVWLDLGPAAASDDLTKTLHYGELAELAAGIVAGEPYDLIESVAGKIADEVLRDERLTAVEVTVHKPSAPIPLNFDDVAVSVRRER encoded by the coding sequence TTGTCTGACCGGATCACGTTGACCGGCTTGAGGGTCTTCGGCAGGCACGGGGTCTTCGACCACGAGAAGCGCGACGGGCAGGAGTTCGTCGTCGACATCGTGGTGTGGCTGGACCTCGGCCCGGCCGCCGCGTCCGACGACCTGACCAAGACGCTGCACTACGGCGAACTGGCCGAACTCGCCGCCGGGATCGTGGCGGGCGAGCCGTACGACCTCATCGAGAGTGTCGCCGGGAAGATCGCCGACGAGGTCCTGCGCGACGAGCGGCTGACCGCCGTCGAGGTGACCGTGCACAAGCCGTCCGCGCCGATCCCGCTGAACTTCGACGACGTCGCCGTGAGTGTGCGGCGGGAGCGATGA
- the folP gene encoding dihydropteroate synthase, translated as MTALPRPGRCAVMGILNVTPDSFSDGGRYLGVEQALEHAHEMWARGADLIDVGGESTRPGASRVDAETEISRIMPVIRTLAADGVAMSVDTTRAEVALAAVDAGASVINDVSGGLADPNMAKVAAETGVPWVLMHWRGHSKDMNALASYADVVADVRAELLSRVDEAVAAGVDQSAIVLDPGLGFAKDAEHDWALLNGLDSFLSLGFPVLVGASRKRFLGRLLSGKDGKPAPPDGRENATAAVSALAAAAGAWGVRVHEVGASIDAVTVAAAWRKGSPVV; from the coding sequence ATGACCGCCCTGCCCCGGCCCGGCCGCTGCGCGGTGATGGGCATCCTCAACGTCACCCCCGATTCCTTCTCCGACGGCGGCCGCTACCTCGGGGTCGAGCAGGCGCTGGAGCACGCGCACGAGATGTGGGCGCGCGGCGCGGACCTGATCGACGTCGGCGGCGAGTCGACCAGGCCCGGGGCGTCCCGAGTGGACGCCGAAACCGAGATTTCCCGGATCATGCCGGTGATCCGCACCCTCGCGGCCGACGGTGTCGCGATGTCCGTGGACACCACGCGGGCCGAGGTCGCCCTCGCCGCCGTCGACGCGGGCGCGTCGGTCATCAACGACGTCTCCGGTGGGCTGGCCGATCCGAACATGGCGAAGGTCGCCGCGGAGACCGGGGTCCCGTGGGTGCTGATGCACTGGCGCGGGCACAGCAAGGACATGAACGCGCTGGCGTCCTATGCGGACGTCGTCGCGGACGTGCGCGCCGAACTGCTGTCCCGAGTGGACGAAGCGGTCGCCGCGGGGGTCGACCAGAGTGCGATCGTGCTCGATCCGGGGCTCGGTTTCGCGAAGGACGCCGAACACGACTGGGCGCTGCTGAACGGCCTGGATTCCTTCCTGTCACTGGGTTTCCCGGTGCTCGTCGGCGCCTCGCGCAAACGGTTCCTCGGGCGCCTTTTGTCCGGAAAGGACGGAAAGCCCGCTCCGCCGGACGGCCGGGAGAACGCGACCGCGGCCGTGTCCGCGCTCGCCGCGGCGGCGGGCGCCTGGGGTGTGCGGGTGCACGAGGTCGGCGCGAGTATCGACGCCGTGACCGTCGCGGCGGCTTGGCGGAAGGGGAGTCCCGTTGTCTGA
- the folE gene encoding GTP cyclohydrolase I FolE, whose amino-acid sequence MTTDRTTPSVNGESPVFDQERAEKAVRELLLACGEDPDRDGLLETPARVARAYREMFAGLYTEPDHVLDRTFDEAHEELVLVTDIPMFSTCEHHLVPFHGVAHVGYIPNGHGKVTGLSKLARLVDLYAKRPQVQERLTSQVADALMRKLAPRGAIVVVEAEHLCMAMRGIRKPGARTTTSAVRGLLKSSASSRAEALDLIKGRR is encoded by the coding sequence GTGACGACGGACAGGACGACACCAAGCGTTAACGGCGAAAGCCCGGTCTTCGACCAAGAGCGGGCCGAGAAAGCCGTACGCGAACTCCTGCTCGCCTGTGGTGAGGACCCGGACCGGGACGGTCTCTTGGAGACCCCGGCCCGGGTCGCTCGCGCTTACCGGGAAATGTTCGCCGGGCTCTACACCGAGCCGGACCACGTGCTGGACCGCACGTTCGACGAGGCGCACGAAGAACTCGTCCTGGTGACGGACATCCCGATGTTCTCGACCTGTGAACACCACCTGGTCCCCTTCCACGGTGTCGCCCACGTCGGCTACATCCCGAACGGCCACGGCAAGGTCACCGGTCTGTCCAAACTGGCCAGGCTCGTCGACCTCTACGCCAAGCGCCCGCAGGTCCAGGAGCGTCTCACCTCGCAGGTGGCCGACGCGCTCATGCGCAAACTCGCCCCCCGCGGCGCGATCGTCGTGGTCGAGGCCGAGCATCTCTGCATGGCCATGCGCGGGATCCGCAAGCCCGGCGCCCGGACGACGACGTCGGCCGTGCGCGGTCTGCTGAAGTCTTCGGCGTCCTCGCGGGCGGAGGCGCTGGACCTCATCAAGGGCCGTCGATGA
- the ftsH gene encoding ATP-dependent zinc metalloprotease FtsH, whose translation MNRKSVLKNPVLWILAAVLAFLAYNTIFDSDRGYTQVPISIANQQITANNVKEASQEDKEQQIKLLLTKKIEVEGQQVDQIIAQYPANVAGNIYGQLIGLKNGDNPVKFTTKVTQQNVLTQILIFAIPLALVLGLLMWMMNNAQGGGNRVLNFGKSKAKQLNKDMPKTTFGDVAGADEAVEELYEIKDFLQNPARYQALGAKIPKGVLLYGPPGTGKTLLARAVAGEAGVPFYTISGSDFVEMFVGVGASRVRDLFEQAKQNAPCIIFVDEIDAVGRQRGAGLGGGHDEREQTLNQLLVEMDGFDARGGIILIAATNRPDILDPALLRPGRFDRQIPVSAPDMRGRRAILEVHAKGKPIAQGTDLSGLAKRTVGMSGADLANVLNEAALLTARQNGHVITDEALEESVDRVVGGPARKSRIISEKEKKITAYHEGGHALAAWAMPDIEPVYKLTILPRGRTGGHALLVPEDDKELMTRSEMIGRLVFAMGGRTAEELVFHEPTTGASSDIEQATKIARAMVTEYGMSARLGAVKYGQEQGDPFLGRSAGRQADYSLEVAHEIDEEVRKLIETAHTEAWHVLSTYRDVLDELVIELLEKETLTRKDLERIFATVEKRPHITIFNEFGERKPSDKPPIKTPGELAMERGEPWPPPEEKKEQPVLQPAPTPVGTAQGGGDLPGGPPYAAPVPPPDPNANPYAPPQPGAYPNGGRPNGGPNGTGHWPQAYGGQQPGGPAGGYQGGPVGGPPNYGAPPGWTPATQPGGQPNQPWRPAEDRPRDTWFGGEPGQPGGQQDEGQQRRDDGQDDTKR comes from the coding sequence ATGAACCGGAAGAGCGTGCTCAAGAACCCAGTGCTCTGGATTCTCGCGGCGGTACTGGCGTTTCTCGCCTACAACACGATCTTCGACAGTGATCGTGGCTACACCCAGGTGCCGATCTCGATCGCGAATCAGCAGATCACCGCGAACAACGTCAAGGAAGCCTCGCAAGAGGACAAGGAGCAGCAGATCAAGCTGCTGCTGACCAAGAAGATCGAGGTCGAAGGCCAGCAGGTCGACCAGATCATCGCGCAGTACCCGGCGAACGTCGCGGGCAACATCTACGGCCAGCTCATCGGCCTCAAGAACGGCGACAACCCGGTCAAGTTCACCACCAAGGTCACCCAGCAGAACGTCCTCACCCAGATCCTGATCTTCGCCATTCCGCTGGCGCTGGTGCTGGGCCTGCTGATGTGGATGATGAACAACGCACAGGGCGGCGGGAACCGCGTCCTCAACTTCGGCAAGTCGAAGGCCAAACAGCTCAACAAGGACATGCCCAAGACGACCTTCGGGGACGTCGCGGGCGCAGACGAGGCCGTCGAAGAGCTGTACGAGATCAAGGACTTCCTGCAGAACCCGGCGCGCTACCAGGCACTCGGCGCGAAGATCCCCAAGGGCGTGCTGCTCTACGGGCCGCCCGGTACCGGTAAGACGCTGCTCGCGCGAGCCGTCGCCGGCGAGGCGGGCGTGCCGTTCTACACGATCTCCGGTTCCGACTTCGTCGAGATGTTCGTCGGTGTCGGCGCCTCGCGGGTCCGTGACCTGTTCGAGCAGGCCAAGCAGAACGCGCCCTGCATCATCTTCGTCGACGAGATCGACGCGGTCGGCCGCCAGCGTGGCGCCGGCCTCGGCGGCGGTCACGACGAACGTGAGCAGACGCTGAACCAGCTCCTCGTCGAGATGGACGGCTTCGACGCGCGCGGCGGCATCATCCTGATCGCCGCCACCAACCGGCCCGACATCCTCGACCCGGCGCTCCTGCGTCCCGGCCGCTTCGACCGCCAGATCCCGGTGTCCGCACCGGATATGCGCGGTCGCAGGGCGATCCTCGAGGTGCACGCCAAGGGCAAGCCGATCGCGCAGGGCACCGACCTGAGCGGCCTCGCCAAGCGGACCGTCGGCATGTCCGGCGCCGACCTGGCGAACGTGCTCAACGAGGCCGCGCTGCTCACCGCCCGCCAGAACGGGCACGTGATCACCGACGAGGCACTGGAGGAGTCGGTCGACCGCGTCGTCGGCGGCCCCGCCCGCAAGAGCCGGATCATCTCCGAGAAGGAGAAGAAGATCACGGCCTACCACGAGGGCGGGCACGCGCTCGCCGCGTGGGCGATGCCGGACATCGAGCCGGTCTACAAGCTGACGATCCTGCCGCGCGGGCGCACCGGCGGTCACGCCCTGCTCGTCCCGGAGGACGACAAGGAGTTGATGACCCGTTCGGAGATGATCGGGCGCCTGGTCTTCGCGATGGGCGGCCGGACGGCGGAGGAGCTCGTCTTCCACGAGCCCACCACCGGTGCCTCCTCCGACATCGAGCAGGCGACCAAGATCGCCCGCGCGATGGTCACCGAATACGGCATGAGCGCCCGGCTCGGCGCCGTCAAGTACGGCCAGGAGCAGGGTGACCCGTTCCTCGGCCGCTCGGCGGGCCGCCAGGCGGACTACTCGCTCGAGGTCGCGCACGAGATCGACGAGGAGGTGCGCAAGCTCATCGAGACCGCGCACACCGAGGCGTGGCACGTGCTGAGCACCTACCGCGACGTGCTGGACGAGCTGGTCATCGAACTCCTCGAGAAGGAGACGCTGACCCGCAAGGATCTCGAGCGGATCTTCGCGACCGTCGAGAAGCGCCCGCACATCACCATCTTCAACGAGTTCGGCGAGCGGAAGCCGTCGGACAAGCCGCCGATCAAGACCCCCGGCGAGCTGGCGATGGAGCGCGGCGAGCCGTGGCCCCCGCCGGAGGAGAAGAAGGAGCAGCCGGTGCTGCAGCCGGCGCCGACCCCGGTCGGCACCGCGCAGGGTGGCGGCGACCTTCCCGGTGGCCCGCCGTACGCGGCGCCGGTCCCGCCGCCGGACCCGAACGCCAACCCCTACGCTCCGCCGCAACCGGGCGCCTACCCCAACGGTGGCCGCCCGAACGGTGGGCCGAACGGCACCGGCCACTGGCCCCAGGCATATGGTGGGCAGCAGCCGGGCGGTCCGGCAGGCGGTTATCAGGGTGGGCCCGTTGGCGGTCCGCCGAACTACGGGGCTCCTCCCGGATGGACCCCGGCGACTCAGCCGGGCGGACAGCCGAACCAGCCCTGGCGTCCCGCCGAAGACCGTCCGCGCGACACCTGGTTCGGCGGCGAGCCGGGCCAGCCTGGCGGTCAGCAGGACGAAGGACAGCAACGGCGTGACGACGGACAGGACGACACCAAGCGTTAA
- a CDS encoding ESX secretion-associated protein EspG, protein MHQEHFTPLAFDFLWESAELGDLPYPLRVRSHGATEAERRALRSRAEVELQARGLRDNRGRLESKIEDWLYLLARGSLTIDALHIPEFQAPTIAVLGATDGRDGVLAIQDQSGIWLREAPADGLPTAVVDVLPPGQRGSEASVTLPIDDARRTQPIRAAVNPTKQAEETEAAKNRRKDKSRVSLSERVTADPREAFGKLTGQPRLRGGQLAANSRSQVGAKQRSRVLGWFDTVSGRYLSTSQAGPDGREWVTVSPADVKTLRTRLGEMAAGVAVDTR, encoded by the coding sequence ATGCATCAGGAACACTTCACGCCGCTGGCGTTCGACTTCCTCTGGGAGTCCGCCGAACTCGGCGACCTGCCTTATCCGCTGCGCGTGCGTTCGCACGGCGCGACCGAGGCCGAGCGCCGGGCGCTGCGCAGCCGTGCCGAAGTCGAGCTCCAGGCCCGCGGCCTCCGCGACAACAGGGGAAGGCTCGAGTCGAAGATCGAGGACTGGCTGTACCTCCTCGCCCGCGGCTCGCTGACCATCGACGCGCTGCACATCCCCGAGTTCCAGGCCCCGACGATCGCCGTCCTCGGCGCCACCGACGGTCGCGACGGGGTGCTCGCGATCCAGGACCAGTCCGGGATCTGGCTGCGCGAGGCGCCCGCGGACGGGCTCCCGACTGCGGTCGTCGACGTGCTGCCGCCGGGTCAGCGCGGCTCCGAGGCGTCCGTCACGCTGCCGATCGACGACGCCCGCCGCACCCAGCCGATCCGCGCCGCCGTCAACCCGACGAAGCAGGCCGAAGAGACCGAAGCCGCCAAGAACCGTCGTAAGGACAAGTCCCGCGTCTCACTCAGTGAACGCGTCACCGCGGACCCGCGCGAGGCGTTCGGCAAACTCACCGGCCAGCCCCGGCTGCGCGGCGGTCAGCTCGCAGCGAACAGCCGGTCCCAGGTCGGCGCCAAACAGCGGTCCCGCGTCCTCGGCTGGTTCGACACCGTCAGCGGGCGCTACCTCAGCACGTCACAGGCCGGACCGGACGGCCGCGAATGGGTCACCGTCTCGCCCGCCGACGTCAAGACACTCCGCACGCGACTCGGTGAAATGGCCGCCGGTGTGGCGGTCGACACACGCTAG
- a CDS encoding ESX secretion-associated protein EspG, with protein MANGELLTTVELDFLWETANAGELPYPLRLRSHGATVDERAALRAQTFQSLSQRRLADDRGRPEPHIEDFFGVLARPDLSLDCVQLNNPNTEPLLAVASLLGGQGLLTVQDPRGFHFHPIAPDGLASAIVSLLPPGSRGTEKSITLPLDGLVGASGADFLQRRQPQVDGTATSDEDRKALSRLQAQPRLRGGQFGANARSKHGTRSRSSVLSWFDTQSGRYFTQATRGSDGRDWITIAPADPATLRHRLTEMLGKIAADASPAR; from the coding sequence ATGGCGAACGGTGAGCTGCTCACCACGGTCGAGCTGGACTTCCTGTGGGAGACCGCGAACGCCGGAGAGCTGCCGTACCCGCTGCGGCTCCGCTCGCACGGGGCGACCGTGGACGAGCGCGCCGCCCTGCGGGCGCAGACGTTCCAGTCACTGAGCCAGCGCCGTCTCGCCGACGACCGGGGGCGCCCCGAACCCCACATCGAGGACTTCTTCGGTGTTCTCGCGAGGCCGGATCTGAGCCTGGACTGCGTCCAGCTCAACAATCCCAACACCGAACCGCTGCTCGCGGTCGCGTCACTGCTCGGCGGGCAAGGCCTCCTGACGGTGCAGGACCCGCGCGGTTTCCACTTCCACCCCATCGCCCCGGACGGCCTCGCGAGCGCGATCGTCTCCCTCCTGCCGCCGGGTTCGCGCGGCACGGAGAAGTCGATCACCCTCCCGCTGGACGGGCTCGTCGGCGCTTCGGGGGCGGACTTCCTCCAGCGTCGCCAGCCGCAGGTCGACGGTACGGCGACGTCCGACGAGGACCGCAAGGCACTCTCTCGGCTCCAGGCGCAGCCGCGGCTGCGCGGGGGCCAGTTCGGCGCCAACGCGCGCAGCAAGCACGGCACGCGGAGCCGGTCTTCGGTGCTGAGCTGGTTCGACACGCAGTCGGGCCGTTACTTCACCCAGGCCACCCGCGGTTCCGACGGCCGCGACTGGATCACCATCGCGCCCGCGGATCCGGCGACGCTGCGCCACCGGCTCACGGAGATGCTGGGGAAGATCGCGGCCGACGCCTCTCCCGCCCGCTGA